From Drosophila gunungcola strain Sukarami chromosome X unlocalized genomic scaffold, Dgunungcola_SK_2 000038F, whole genome shotgun sequence, a single genomic window includes:
- the LOC128260710 gene encoding serine/threonine-protein kinase ATR isoform X2, which produces MRSFQSLLQLTVGSEEELSSQTPNAEFANFIAERFLGVITYFESCLSEPSFEKPLKEETLYSLGQIMRFVGSQHVTQFRFKIIAMLSFVHTLQEQRLQRICLKIWHIFLHVVNVQELGPSLGRIVATLQPLLADSDSVRQVNELYEFIILRNASMLGSFMTDLYFLDRMEHVSPTIQRCVRRHTAHLDLKGSAGEALAEGDKEGTASTPPQLLEQLRFLQKHITDECLQVRVYALQHLGELFGRRRPQLNSTILSDLPLEPLLEQIVNVLMAGCQHDDRQLQMASAKCLGELGAIDGSYLVSNYNFASPEQLPLNILSDDFAVLALTSLCRGYQFQQKTKHVDSFSLAIQETLAVCGISPKEQKKVQLWQSLPARMRQVMEPLLHSCYTSCQRPSSCLQQPLFGSHYSYNFYEEWAFLWASRLIDYIQSPDMRHLLSSYKPCIKRDGNMLSTFYPYILLHALLECTPEQRGHMQEEFMVVLRANEESSSSVRGRQELGAIKDNAFKQFESRKYAAGSKPTPSGSVLEHKEDSSRVPRLAGKLCAELLEFLQRWLREWQRIHGRSAGGKPPETIDPNYRKIHEFLNQIPKLLVARASYNCGEYARALSYLEAYLEEGEDKSKRLLEQFTFLVEVYGSLRDPDSVEGAVQVRSYDMSVMQDILVNRLVERQQDMITSYEQLLSSTDQMQPEHVRAMIDAYLRDTPKTAQLIADGLWQRLSDQYSEQSFAECKSELLWRLGSYDELEELEELQSNWPAQCSQGCLQLRRPLTTRAQFNALLDGMRGSVLEQLRSCSAVQQHSYANAYDAVLKLHLVHELQCSHQLVEQLEQDRDRDNQEKLMKEYFQDWQSRLQVIQPQVRVQESVYSFRRNLLAELQRRLSDRGHLLPHLQTELARIWLNSAQINRNAGQLQRAQLYILKAAEYKPTGLFIERAKLLWQKGDQVMAMNYLEEQLSAMRVACHGNVKQLEAGQRHLFFQGKYLQAVYSAESMHMCADAVLKYFEEAIAVHRQSEGCYVQLAQFLEKMREARQGSVSGNSGGELDDLLINVMVNYARSLRYGSEHVYQSMPRLISLWLDTAESSTNADQVKKMNDLLTNCCTALPTAMFYTVYSQMLSRLCHPLPEVFSVLRNVIIKLVEEYPQQSLWMLLPHFKSAKASRIKRCKLVLTDSRLQSSAFQKLLSDFNSLTERLMELTNKEVALDRTYKLSDLDTRLTRLCRQSEFSNILLPFEKYMQPTLPLSSDSGSSSTLSHIPALGGSSSSSSSGSGSSKANWFPYQQIYISGFQESVLILRSAAKPKKLTIRCSDGQDYDVLVKPKDDLRRDARLMEFNGLVKRYLHQNAPARQRRLHIRTYAVLPFNEECGLVEWLPNLASYRSICMKMYAQRGAVMSSRQLHQLAVPLNDPIERKREVFTKKLLPAHPPVFQEWLRQRFVTLHSWYEARNTYIRTVAVMSMVGYILGLGDRHGENILFAEGNGDAVHVDFNCLFNQGELLAYPEVVPFRLTQNMITAMGPLGVEGSYRKCCEITLRLLKQETKTLMSMLRPFVYDVGAQTRTGAASSKITRDVQRIADRLQGHVKLQQANSIPLSTEGQVNFLINEATKLDNLAVMYIGWGAFL; this is translated from the exons ATGCGATCCTTCCAGAGCCTGCTGCAGCTAACAGTCGGTTCCGAGGAGGAGCTATCTAGTCAGACGCCCAACGCGGAGTTTGCCAACTTCATTGCCGAGCGTTTCCTGGGTGTGATCACGTACTTCGAGAGCTGCCTGAGCGAACCGTCGTTCGAGAAGCCCCTGAAGGAGGAGACCCTGTACAGCTTGGGGCAGATAATGCGGTTCGTGGGCTCCCAGCACGTGACGCAGTTTCGGTTCAAGATCATCGCCATGCTGAGCTTCGTGCACACGCTGCAGGAGCAGCGCCTCCAGCGCATTTGCCTCAAGATCTGGCACATCTTCCTTCACGTTGTGAATGTGCAGGAGCTGGGACCGTCGCTGGGAAGGATTGTGGCCACCCTGCAGCCGCTTCTGGCGGACAGCGACAGCGTGAGGCAAGTCAATGAGCTGTATGAGTTCATCATCCTGCGCAACGCGTCCATGCTGGGCAGCTTTATGACGGACCTCTACTTCCTGGATCGCATGGAGCATGTCTCGCCCACCATCCAACGCTGCGTCCGCAGGCACACAGCCCACCTGGACCTGAAGGGATCGGCGGGGGAGGCGTTGGCGGAGGGGGACAAGGAGGGTACAGCAAGTACACCGCCCCAGCTGCTGGAACAGTTGCGCTTCCTCCAGAAGCACATTACCGACGAGTGCCTGCAGGTGCGCGTGTATGCCCTGCAACATCTTGGGGAACTTTTTGGGAGACGACGACCGCAGCTGAACAGCACGATCCTGAGCGATCTGCCGCTGGAGCCGCTGCTGGAGCAGATTGTGAACGTCCTGATGGCCGGCTGCCAGCACGACGATCGCCAGCTGCAAATGGCGTCGGCCAAGTGCCTTGGAGAACTGGGCGCCATCGATGGCAGCTACCTAGTCTCGAACTACAACTTCGCCAGTCCCGAACAGCTGCCGTTGAACATTTTGTCCGACGACTTTGCCGTCTTGGCCCTGACGTCGCTGTGCCGTGGCTATCAGTTCCAGCAGAAGACCAAGCACGTGGACAGCTTCTCGCTGGCCATCCAGGAGACGCTGGCCGTCTGCGGCATCTCGCCCAAGGAGCAGAAGAAGGTGCAGCTCTGGCAGTCGCTGCCGGCACGAATGCGTCAGGTGATGGAGCCACTGCTCCACTCCTGCTACACCAGTTGCCAGCGTCCCAGCAGCTGCCTGCAGCAGCCGCTCTTCGGGAGCCACTACTCCTACAACTTTTACGAGGAGTGGGCCTTTCTCTGGGCCAGCCGCTTGATCGACTACATCCAATCCCCGGACATGCGCCACCTGCTCAGCTCCTACAAGCCGTGCATCAAGCGGGATGGCAACATGCTGAGCACCTTCTACCCCTACATTCTGCTGCACGCACTGCTCGAGTGCACGCCGGAGCAGAGGGGCCACATGCAGGAGGAGTTCATGGTCGTCCTGCGGGCCAACGAGGAGAGCTCCAGCTCGGTCAGGGGTCGCCAGGAGCTGGGGGCCATCAAGGACAACGCCTTCAAGCAGTTCGAGTCCCGAAAGTACGCCGCCGGCAGCAAGCCAACCCCGAGCGGTTCTGTCCTGGAGCACAAGGAGGACTCCAGTCGTGTGCCTCGCCTGGCTGGCAAGCTGTGCGCCGAGCTTCTGGAGTTCCTGCAGCGCTGGCTAAGGGAGTGGCAGCGAATACACGGCCGCAGCGCCGGCGGAAAGCCGCCGGAAACGATAGATCCCAACTACCGGAAGATCCACGAGTTCCTGAATCAGATACCCAAGCTGTTGGTGGCTCGCGCCAGCTACAACTGTGGCGAATACGCCCGGGCCCTCAGCTACTTGGAGGCCTATCTGGAGGAGGGCGAGGACAAGTCCAAGAGGCTGCTGGAGCAATTCACGTTCCTGGTGGAGGTGTACGGATCGCTCAGGGACCCCGATTCGGTGGAGGGAGCCGTGCAGGTGCGCAGCTACGACATGAGTGTGATGCAGGACATCCTCGTCAACAGGCTGGTGGAGCGGCAGCAGGACATGATCACCTCCTACGAGCAGCTGCTCTCCAGCACGGACCAGATGCAGCCGGAGCACGTGCGCGCCATGATCGACGCCTACTTGAGGGACACGCCCAAGACCGCCCAGTTGATAGCCGACGGCCTCTGGCAGCGACTGTCCGACCAGTACTCGGAGCAGAGCTTCGCCGAGTGCAAGTCGGAGCTGCTCTGGCGCCTCGGCAGCTACGacgagctggaggagctggaggagcttCAGTCCAACTGGCCGGCTCAGTGCTCCCAGGGCTGTCTGCAGCTGCGTAGGCCACTCACCACGCGGGCCCAGTTCAACGCGCTGCTGGACGGGATGCGCGGGTCGGTGCTGGAGCAGCTGCGAAGCTGCTCGGCCGTTCAGCAGCACTCCTACGCCAATGCCTACGATGCTGTGCTGAAGCTGCACCTGGTCCACGAACTGCAGTGCAGCCACCAGCTCGTGGAGCAGCTCGAGCAGGATCGCGATCGGGACAACCAGGAGAAGCTGATGAAGGAGTACTTTCAGGACTGGCAATCCCGCCTGCAGGTCATACAGCCGCAGGTTCGCGTCCAGGAGTCCGTTTACAGCTTCCGGCGGAACCTGCTGGCGGAGCTGCAACGCCGCCTGTCGGATCGTGGCCATCTGCTGCCCCACTTGCAGACGGAGCTGGCCAGGATCTGGCTTAACAGTGCGCAAATCAATCGCAACGCTGGCCAACTGCAGCGCGCCCAGCTCTACATCCTGAAGGCGGCGGAATACAAGCCGACGGGACTGTTCATCGAGCGGGCCAAGCTCCTGTGGCAGAAGGGCGACCAGGTGATGGCCATGAACTACCTGGAGGAGCAGTTGTCCGCCATGCGCGTGGCGTGCCACGGCAATGTCAAACAGCTGGAAGCGGGGCAGCGACACCTGTTCTTTCAGGGAAAGTATCTGCAGGCCGTGTACAGCGCCGAATCGATGCACATGTGCGCGGACGCCGTGCTGAAGTACTTCGAGGAGGCCATTGCCGTGCACCGCCAGTCGGAGGGCTGCTACGTGCAGCTGGCGCAGTTCCTGGAGAAGATGCGCGAGGCCAGGCAGGGCAGTGTGTCGGGGAACAGCGGCGGCGAGTTGGACGACCTGCTGATCAATGTGATGGTGAACTATGCGAGGTCGCTGCGCTATGGCAGCGAGCACGTCTACCAGTCCATGCCTCGCCTGATCAGCCTGTGGCTGGACACGGCCGAGTCCTCGACCAACGCCGACCAGGTGAAGAAGATGAACGACCTGCTGACCAACTGCTGCACCGCCCTGCCCACGGCCATGTTCTACACGGTGTACTCCCAGATGCTGAGTCGCCTCTGCCATCCCCTGCCGGAGGTCTTCTCTGTCCTCCGCAACGTGATCATCAAGCTGGTGGAGGAGTATCCCCAGCAGTCGCTGTGGATGCTGTTGCCGCATTTCAAGTCGGCCAAGGCCAGCAGGATCAAGCGCTGCAAGCTGGTGCTCACCGACAGCCGGCTGCAGAGTTCCGCCTTCCAGAAACTGCTCAGCGACTTCAACTCGCTGACGGAGCGCCTGATGGAGCTCACCAACAAGGAGGTGGCCCTGGACCGAACCTACAAGCTGAGTGACCTGGACACCCGCCTCACCAGGCTGTGCAGACAGTCGGAGTTCTCGAACATACTCCTCCCCTTCGAGAAGTACATGCAGCCCACACTGCCGCTCAGCTCGGACAGCGGCTCCTCGTCGACGCTGTCGCACATTCCGGCActcggcggcagcagcagcagcagcagcagcggcagcggcagctcGAAAGCCAACTGGTTTCCCTACCAGCAGATATACATCAGTGGCTTCCAGGAGTCGGTGCTGATCCTGCGCTCGGCGGCCAAGCCCAAGAAGCTCACCATTCGGTGCAGCGACGGCCAGGACTACGACGTCTTGGTCAAGCCCAAGGACGATCTGCGTCGGGACGCCCGCCTGATGGAGTTCAACGGCCTGGTCAAGCGGTATCTGCATCAGAACGCGCCTGCCCGCCAGCGGCGACTCCACATCCGCACGTACGCCGTGCTGCCCTTCAACGAGGAGTGCGGCCTGGTCGAGTGGCTGCCCAACCTGGCCTCCTACCGCAGCATCTGCATGAAGATGTACGCCCAGCGGGGAGCGGTGATGTCCAGCCGACAGCTGCACCAGCTGGCCGTGCCGCTGAACGACCCCATTGAGCGCAAGCGGGAGGTCTTCACCAAGAAGCTGCTGCCCGCCCATCCGCCGGTCTTCCAGGAGTGGCTGCGCCAGCGATTCGTCACCCTGCACAGTTGGTACGAGGCGAGGAACACCTACATCCGCACCGTGGCCGTCATGTCCATGGTGGGCTACATACTGGGACTGGGCGATCGGCACGGAGAGAACATCCTGTTCGCCGAGGGCAACGGCGACGCCGTCCACGTGGACTTCAACTGTCTGTTCAACCAGGGCGAGCTGCTCGCCTATCCCGAGGTGGTCCCCTTCCGGCTCACCCAGAACATGATCACCGCCATGGGCCCGCTGGGCGTGGAGGGCAGCTACCGCAAGTGCTGCGAGATCACGCTGCGGCTGCTCAAGCAGGAGACCAAGACCCTCATGTCGATGCTGAGGCCTTTCGTCTACGACGTGGGAGCCCAGACTCGGACTGGCGCCGCGTCGTCCAAAATAACCAGGGATGTGCAGCGCATCGCAGATCGCCTGCAAGGACAC GTCAAGCTTCAGCAGGCCAACAGCATTCCCCTCTCGACCGAGGGCCAGGTCAACTTTCTCATTAACGAAGCCACCAAGCTGGACAACTTGGCAGTCATGTACATTGGATGGGGAGCGTTTCTGTGA